A part of Acropora palmata chromosome 8, jaAcrPala1.3, whole genome shotgun sequence genomic DNA contains:
- the LOC141889685 gene encoding nuclear factor NF-kappa-B p105 subunit-like, whose product MDSPQQQRKLVRRGAPSKAISHYHLSAVIQHGGKAVLPDSSNNQCDSGFGDDEELRSGSLESDAEDSIRSVEEKTQNLTIDDPNTNIRHSSPDSSSYEELARNEELLLNYAQQNDSRYLLAQDPVRHLLFAQDVDGDTALHLSIINMKPKETDSIISVAPYIELLDIYNHLRQAPLHLAAITRQPAAMRRLLEAGASPDIPDRKGRTPLHLACEQGDFDCVKEIVRPLLESRWSEETKDRVYNMLHERDYEGFTALHSAVFKNNIQIVTYLVSLGADVNAQDGKSGRSPLHHAVEVRNLSMINCLLLECQADPDVMTFDEITPLHIAAGRGMESVVALLLAAGANLNLTNYEGESPFDVAGSAQIRRMVSCQLPSIDHQNL is encoded by the exons ATGGACTCACCCCAACAGCAACGAAAGCTAGTCCGACGAGGAGCCCCTTCAAAAGCAATTTCACATTACCATCTTTCTGCAGTTATTCAACACGGAGGAAAGGCAGTTTTGCCTGACTCAAGTAATAATCAATGTGACTCAGGGTTTGGTGATGATGAAGAACTTCGTTCTGGGAGCCTGGAATCGGACGCTGAAGATTCAATACGTAGTGTTGAGGAGAAGACACAAAATTTGACCATCGACGATCCTAACACGAATATCAGACATTCTTCTCCAGATTCATCTTCCTACGAGGAGCTTGCACGAAACGAAGAACTCTTACTTAATTATGCTCAGCAGAACGATTCTAGATATTTACTGGCTCAAGACCCTGTCAGACATCTTCTTTTCGCTCAGGATGTCGACGGAGACAC AGCCCTTCATCTGTCGATTATCAATATGAAACCAAAGGAAACTGATTCAATCATTTCTGTTGCGCCGTACATAGAACTGCTGGATATCTACAATCATCTCCGACAA GCACCTCTTCATCTTGCAGCAATAACTCGTCAGCCTGCTGCAATGCGTCGACTACTGGAAGCCGGAGCATCGCCAGACATCCCTGACCGCAAGGGACGAACACCTTTACATTTAGCCTGTGAACAAGGAGATTTTGACTGTGTCAAAGAAATAGTGAGGCCTCTTCTAGAAAGTAGATGGAGCGAAGAAACGAAGGATAGAGTGTATAACATGCTGCATGAAAGAGATTATGAGG GATTCACTGCTTTACACAGTGCTGTGTTCAAGAATAACATTCAAATTGTGACTTATCTTGTGTCTCTGGGAGCTGACGTCAATGCACAG GATGGGAAAAGTGGACGGTCGCCGTTACATCATGCTGTTGAAGTACGCAATTTGTCCATGATCAATTGCTTGTTGCTTGAGTGCCAGGCTGACCCTGACGTGATGACATTTGATGAAATCACGCCTCTGCACATTGCTGCTGGACGTGGCATGGAGTCAGTTGTAGCACTGCTACTTGCTGCTGGAGCCAACCTTAACCTCACGAACTATGAGGGTGAATCACCGTTTGATGTTGCAGGCTCAGCTCAG ATCCGTAGAATGGTAAGCTGCCAACTGCCAAGTATTGACCATCAAAacttataa
- the LOC141889688 gene encoding speedy protein 1-A-like — MGNKVYFCDRSVLVASSAIFRLSLPGSNGSRARRLETTHLVCIRGKLEKSGKSLLCTKCICALRAVEFSFLCTVNMRKNHLSVLGKVQDTGENQGEKVDKNTQGMGNQVSCHKRQKLSSQHDCKSETLVYNCPRTEKVITSKPETVVLKRRRSYSECDNLTLGPQNVCKKTKVNQLYTDYCGRNSFMATFFKLLDDDVIQDFLWMDSCAIISDKYLLAMVYTYFRRAELGRREYNRTHFFIALYLANDMEEDEEEEKYDIFPWALGKNWRELYPSFLRKKDMFWKKIGYRGVVSKLTCDEIMSIVADHPIWRRTRRNHHGGAWREYMRVTSTLCTSPRGPGSVPFQCIQCEVPESKENSPAITSDYCSCSSQSSSEDENYNSRFDLQG, encoded by the exons ATGGGAAATAAAGTATATTTTTGCGATCGTTCCGTGTTAGTCGCCTCATCCGCCATTTTTCGACTTTCGTTACCAGGATCAAACGGAAGCAGAGCACGACGACTGGAAACTACCCATCTCGTTTGCATCCGCGGAAAGCTTGAAAAGAGCGGGAAATCGCTGCTTTGCACAAAATGTATTTGCGCTCTCCGCGCAgttgagttttcttttctttgcaccGTAAACATGCGAAAAAATCACCTTTCTGTTCTTGGAAAAGTTCAAGATACGGGCGAAAACCAAGGTGAAAAGGTCGATAAGAACACCCAAGGAATGGGAAACCAAGTTTCCTGCCACAAACGGCAAAAACTGAGCTCGCAACATGACTGTAAATCGGAAACACTCGTTTACAATTGTCCACGAACAGAGAAGGTTATTACCTCCAAGCCAGAAACTGTAGTGCTAAAAAGAAGGAGAAGTTACAGCGAATGTGATAATTTAACACTTGGGCCCCAAAATGTTTGCAAGAAGACAAAAGTTAATCAGCTGTACACGGATTACTGTGGGCGAAATTCTTTTATGGCTACATTTTTCAAGTTGCTTG ACGATGATGTCATTCAAGATTTCCTATGGATGGACAGCTGTGCAATAATATCAGACAAG TATCTTCTAGCAATGGTTTACACTTACTTTAGAAGAGCCGAGTTGGGACGACGTGAATACAACAGGACGCATTTTTTCATCGCCTT GTACCTCGCAAACGATATGGaggaagacgaagaagaagaaaaatacgACATTTTCCCTTGGGCCTTAGGGAAAAACTGGCGAGAGCTTTATCCCAGCTTTCTTCGGAAGAAGGACATGTTTTGGAAAAAGATAGGCTACCGAGGTGTTGTTAGCAAACTAACTTGTGACGAG ATCATGTCCATAGTTGCGGACCACCCTATATGGCGACGCACAAGACGAAATCACCACGGAGGAGCATGGAGGGAGTACATGCGGGTCACGAGTACCTTATGTACAAGCCCAAGAGGCCCTGGAAGCGTTCCCTTCCAGTGCATTCAATGCGAAGTACCTGAGAGTAAGGAGAATTCACCGGCAATCACATCTGACTACTGCAGTTGCTCATCGCAATCTTCATCTGAAGACGAGAATTATAATTCAAGATTTGATCTGCAAGGTTAG
- the LOC141889676 gene encoding nuclear exosome regulator NRDE2-like, giving the protein MTSSSASLLLLTKEIAKFVLFVLLGNLAFIFGQEKTTERVDAQKRSSNVKREDDQQQWLRNESYKGVISESKISDTEQGKRSRSSPEEESCNKRSHPCIASSDQESDILDIKETQKKPTNYDEYNSRHHKDKKKHKQKKKHKHKHRKSGIKEHTARDDGKPDTIWLEEANVAPEKAFRLHRKPDLENRMYNSLYRLDIALYKLKSNVMCVGLGKHQVIELFEKKGAKKKKIGSEAMRYWNMSDVQSAENSDAISTMLFGNKNSNQSVDSGTDSKEYISLRTGEHKKGTECPSSGLGGVTDSYDSNTLTKTAELNKFLRENPHDISSWLELASFQEEVVQTEDYVKTSFTATGRERRKASTRTVIEKKIAVFEKALQQNPNSLELIVAHLNLCGEIMDAEELLEKWKKVSFLHPNNTLLWRHYLIFMQSRFSLFSFGKVETVYGKCFSTLSSIKEGTFTSHHAVGNLEVEMLDLFLLHCQFARQSGHTEKAIACLQAMVELNCFCSSELEKNTPVSGQLAFLETFWDSGAPRFGEEGARGWKTWMARNNEVGPPEVLCDFKKIFRLASVNVKEGNVSSDVEEDEIPIHKDQSLWKNWLKVEFSRERKQLFPWQPDRQAGQTEEDCDDPERLVLFDDISSSLFKIKDPTNKLKLVLSFLSFLGIPVPCLSSSTSVDVQRFLQMSLENASQILEPNKPLSSQFLGLWQSYHWESGIFCEEQQWHTSDVLNFARNVFVQSLPVFSGKGRSLLMVSWLWFEFQLTQKAESPTVAGKMYKDVRKLAKCLLKQLENRNNLLLWQVYAEMEWLSGNTDEARRVFDSTLLMGAEMFPEEQDRKKCLAPLFRCFAELEIGIKTIPKPGQCKNGGNKKALHILALFVEGAKFQPVSATSDGTELSAAKVLRCRRLYQKIHKEVLERGASQVNSELLTECGIGSGSLAVHLEICSVLFEYLSMGITSVLAMCHELLEMSKMSDLGAMDKELIFTGYIRIFKFHCDNNLMLPLKYTRSIILPVLEMFPDNPEFLSFYIQRECKSVLACEVRRTLDRVVQKASTPVPWIFSLYYEQIRSQSLVSVLECNIPLTSDSQEIASAAITSLPNTGQLHRQYSLFERAVGSSSGRHCLALWRMFMEFESKHGTDKIKSVFYQALQSCPWAKCLYTEAVQYFPEDMQDIVDMMMEKEIRLHAPLEEIELLLQE; this is encoded by the exons ATGACATCATCGTCTGCAAGTTTATTATTGTTGACGAAAGAAATTGCTAAGTTCGTACTTTTTGTACTTTTAGGTAATTTAGCATTTATTTTCGGACAAGAGAAAACCACAGAAAGAG TTGATGCGCAGAAGCGATCATCAAATGTCAAAAGAG AAGACGACCAACAACAGTGGCTTAGAAATGAGAGCTATAAAGGTGTAATTTCTGAAAGCAAAATCAGTGACACAGAACAAGGGAAAAGGTCACGTTCAAGTCCTGAAGAAGAGTCTTGTAACAAACGATCGCACCCTTGTATCGCAAGTTCAGATCAAGAAAGTGATATCCTTGACATCAAAGAAACTCAGAAAAAGCCTACCAATTACGATGAATATAATAGTAGACATCACAAGGACAAAAAGAAGCATAAACAGAAGAAGAAACACAAGCATAAACACAGAAAGTCAGGAATTAAAGAACATACCGCCAGAGATGATGGTAAACCAGATACAATTTGGCTTGAAGAGGCTAATGTTGCCCCTGAAAAAGCTTTTAGACTTCACAGAAAACCTGATCTAGAAAATCGAATGTACAATAGTTTATACAGACTTGACATTGCTTTGtacaaattaaaatcaaacGTGATGTGTGTTGGACTGGGCAAACATCAGGTCATTGAGTTGTTCGAAAAGAAAGGAGctaagaaaaagaagattgGGTCTGAGGCTATGAGATATTGGAATATGAGTGATGTTCAATCAGCTGAAAACTCAGATGCAATTTCTACAATGTTGTTTGGTAATAAGAACTCAAACCAGAGCGTAGACTCTGGGACTGATTCTAAGGAATACATTTCTCTCAGGACTGGTGAGCACAAGAAAGGTACAGAATGCCCTTCATCTGGTTTAGGTGGTGTGACTGATTCCTATGATAGTAACACTTTGACAAAGACTGCTGAATTAAACAAATTCTTGCGAGAAAATCCTCATGATATTTCCTCGTGGCTTGAACTGGCTAGTTTCCAAGAAGAGGTTGTTCAAACAGAAGACTATGTCAAAACAAGCTTTACAGCAACAGGAAGAGAACGGAGAAAAGCATCCACTAGAACTGTGATTGAGAAGAAAATTGCAGTTTTTGAAAAAGCTTTGCAACAAAATCCAAACTCCTTAGAACTCATTGTGGCTCATTTGAACCTCTGTGGCGAAATCATGGATGCTGAAGAATTGCTTGAGAAATGGAAGAAAGTCAGTTTTCTTCATCCAAATAACACGCTATTGTGGCGACATTATTTGATCTTCATGCAATCTAGGTTTTCTCTGTTCTCGTTTGGTAAAGTAGAAACAGTGTATGGAAAATGCTTCAGCACTCTGTCATCAATCAAGGAAGGCACATTTACTTCTCACCACGCTGTTGGTAATTTGGAGGTTGAAATGTTGGACTTGTTCCTTCTTCATTGTCAGTTCGCAAGGCAGTCAG GTCACACTGAAAAGGCTATTGCTTGCCTGCAAGCAATGGTGGAGTTAAATTGCTTTTGTTCATCTGAATTGGAGAAGAACACCCCAGTAAGTGGACAGCTTGCTTTTCTGGAGACATTCTGGGACAGTGGAGCACCAAG GTTTGGGGAGGAGGGTGCAAGAGGATGGAAAACATGGATGGCAAGAAACAATGAAGTTGGTCCACCTGAAGTGCTATGTGACTTTAAGAAGATCTTCAGGTTAGCATCCGTCAATGTGAAGGAGGGAAATGTTTCATCAGATGTAGAAGAGGATGAAATTCCCATTCACAAAGATCAGTCATTATGGAAGAATTGGCTGAAAGTTGAATTTTCCAGAGAAAGGAAGCAGctgtttccatggcaaccaGACAGACAGGCAGGTCAAACAGAGGAGGACTGTGATGACCCTGAACGACTTGTTCTGTTTGATGACATTAGTTCAAGCTTGTTCAAAATCAAAGAtccaaccaacaaactcaaattGGTCTTGTCCTTTTTGAGCTTTCTTGGAATACCAGTGCCTTGTTTAAGCTCATCCACAAGTGTTGACGTCCAAAGATTTCTCCAGATGTCATTGGAAAATGCCTCACAGATACTTGAGCCCAACAAACCATTGTCTTCTCAATTTCTGGGTTTGTGGCAGTCATACCACTGGGAGAGTGGTATATTTTGTGAAGAACAACAATGGCACACCTCTGATGTACTGAACTTTGCAAGAAATGTGTTTGTTCAAAGCTTGCCTGTGTTTTCTGGAAAAGGAAGAAGTTTGCTGATGGTATCATGGCTTTGGTTTGAATTCCAACTCACTCAGAAAGCAGAGTCACCAACAGTTGCCGGGAAAATGTACAAAGATGTGAGGAAACTAGCCAAGTGCCTTCTCAAACAGCTGGAAAATAG GAACAATTTGCTGTTGTGGCAAGTGTATGCTGAGATGGAATGGTTGTCTGGTAACACTGATGAAGCTCGTAGGGTGTTTGACTCTACTCTATTGATGGGTGCAGAGATGTTCCCTGAGGaacaagacagaaaaaaatgtttagcCCCACTTTTTAG GTGCTTTGCAGAGCTGGAGATAGGCATCAAAACAATCCCAAAACCAGGCCAGTGTAAAAATGGTGGGAACAAGAAAGCACTGCATATTTTGGCACTGTTTGTTGAAGGAGCGAAATTCCAACCTGTCTCAGCCACTTCAGATGGCACAGAACTATCTGCTGCCAAAGTTCTGAGATGTCGGAGGCTCTACCAAAAAATACACAAGGAGGTTCTTGAAAGGGGAGCCTCCCAGGTTAACAGTGAATTGTTAACAGAATGTGGCATTGGCTCTGGATCTTTGGCAGTACACCTTGAAATTTgtagtgttttgtttgagtacTTGAGCATGGGAATCACCAGTGTTTTAGCGATGTGTCATGAGTTGttagaaatgtcaaaaatgtcTGATCTTGGTGCAATGGACAAAGAACTCATTTTCACTGGCTACATCagaattttcaaattccacTGTGACAACAACTTGATGTTACCACTGAAGTACACAAGAAGTATTATTCTACCTGTTCTGGAGATGTTCCCAGATAATCCTGAATTCTTGTCATTTTATATTCAACGTGAATGTAAGTCAGTTCTTGCTTGTGAGGTCAGGAGAACACTTGACAGAGTTGTGCAAAAGGCCTCGACGCCGGTCCCATGGatcttttctctttattaTGAGCAGATTAGGTCACAGTCTTTGGTTTCCGTCTTAGAGTGCAACATCCCTTTAACCTCCGACTCTCAAGAAATTGCCTCTGCTGCCATCACATCTCTTCCCAACACAGGACAGCTACATCGCCAGTACTCTTTGTTTGAAAGAGCGGTTGGTAGTTCATCTGGCAGACACTGTCTGGCTTTATGGAGGATGTTCATGGAATTTGAG tCCAAACATGGAACAGATAAGATCAAATCAGTGTTTTACCAAGCATTGCAGAGTTGTCCCTGGGCCAAG TGCTTATACACAGAGGCAGTGCAGTATTTTCCAGAAGATATGCAAGACATTGTCGACATGATGATGGAGAAGGAAATAAGACTCCATGCCCCTTTAGAAGAAATTGAACTTCTTCTTCAAGAGTAG
- the LOC141889680 gene encoding uncharacterized protein LOC141889680, which produces MQSEESTTTTTTPPPVNLDSMQYASQAQGSGVLDPPTIEQGTFEAAMDQQDEHGLKRQADSDDDADAEIVEERPKKKTRGRVKIEMKFIESKLRRYTTFSKRKTGIMKKAYELSTLTGTQVMLLVASETGHVYTFATRKLQPMITSESGKALIQTCLNSPDPPVSQIPNPDQRMSATGYEETDLTYTVTENEADKIQDRSAIYTQQIDSTQGLTVGALSSNNGPMTGITGLPATGHSFPITTYIPPSNIQQHGGNKNASVQPSYSVQAMPGGAFTTIFAPGTSVQLGQQLTQGQQQGSTVQVLSQPVQIQRVQPQTQTVQVNAVNPTTTSNTITLQVGQESNHTQEHNVDHSSASQGNNLQSVGTVVLPIATNQDGSVVSLGNVVPSSMMLTSQAGQIPVMYSVYASPSSGLVTVSNLSEGGGDHSSSHTHHLSGEANDIGQQGLSGSLSLATVQVHQDINSAYSAQSVVTESSATQTAEDIHIDHASLDSETGIGKNDLSVSQTEV; this is translated from the exons ATGCAGAGCGAagaatcaacaacaacaacaacaacaccacCACCAGTTAACTTAGACAGCATGCAATACGCATCTCAAGCACAAGGAAGCGGAGTTCTGGATCCGCCAACTATTGAACAAGGAACATTCGAAGCAGCGATGGATCAGCAAGATGAACATGGTTTAAAGAGGCAAGCTGACAGCGATGATGATGCGGACGCTGAGATTGTGGAAGAAAGACCCAAGAAAAAGACGAGAGGAAGGGTGAAAATAGAAATGAAGTTCATAGAGAGCAAATTAAGAAGATATACAACATTTAGCAAAAGGAAAACTGGGATTATGAAGAAG GCCTATGAACTAAGCACGTTGACAGGAACTCAGGTGATGTTGTTGGTGGCTTCAGAAACTGGACATGTTTATACATTTGCAACGAGGAAACTCCAACCGATGATTACCTCTGAGAGTGGCAAGGCTCTCATTCAGACCTGTCTGAACTCGCCAGATCCTCCAGTTTCTCAGATTCCAAATCCCGACCAGCGAATGTCAGCTACGGGTTATGAAGAAACTGATTTAACGTACACTGTTACCGAAAACGAAGCAGATAAAATACAG GACAGAAGTGCTATTTATACCCAACAAATAGACAGTACCCAAGGGTTAACTGTAGGTGCACTGTCTAGCAATAATGGTCCCATGACAGGTATCACGGGATTGCCTGCCACAGGCCATTCCTTCCCCATCACAACCTACATCCCGCCATCTAACATTCAGCAGCACGGAGGAAACAAGAATGCATCTGTCCAGCCATCATATTCTGTGCAAGCTATGCCAGGCGGAGCATTCACAACTATCTTTGCACCAGGCACATCAGTCCAGTTAGGGCAGCAACTTAcacaagggcaacaacaaggtTCCACTGTGCAG GTTCTTTCTCAGCCTGTACAGATCCAACGAGTTCAACCTCAAACACAGACTGTGCAGGTGAATGCCGTCAACCCCACAACCACATCAAACACCATCACTTTGCAAGTGGGCCAGGAATCCAACCACACCCAGGAGCACAATGTGGACCATTCGTCTGCCTCACAAGGCAACAATTTGCAATCCGTTGGAACTGTAGTGTTACCAATTGCAACCAATCAAGATGGCAGTGTTGTTTCCCTTGGTAACGTGGTCCCATCTTCCATGATGCTCACATCACAAGCTGGGCAAATTCCCGTTATGTACAGTGTGTATGCATCACCTTCTTCTGGGCTTGTCACTGTGTCTAACCTGTCGGAAGGGGGTGGAGATCACTCCTCCAGTCACACTCATCACCTCTCAGGAGAAGCCAACGACATAGGACAGCAGGGTTTATCTGGATCACTGTCCTTAGCCACTGTCCAAGTACACCAGGACATAAACTCTGCTTATTCAGCTCAGAGTGTTGTTACTGAAAGCAGTGCCACCCAGACAGCTGAGGATATACACATTGATCACGCATCATTAGACTCTGAGACAGGCATTGGCAAAAATGATTTATCAGTCTCCCAGACTGAAGTTTGA